The genomic DNA tttttaaactaattgatttaatttaaactaatcataagtttaaaaatacaatGAGAAAAACgataaaagtgataaataaatgaatagttttttttcttgtttgtaaaatataatttatttttgataagtaaataggttatgaaaatgataattaaatatattttcggatttaatagttgataaaatctttcatatttaaaaaactaatagaaataaatattgGCTCATAATATTTGAATGACATGTTTATGTAAATAACAATAAAAGTAAGGAATTATTGAAAAAAGTATAGGAGCTCTGTGAGCGCGATACACggtttttgcttcttcttcttcaaaagaaaaattcattgTGGTTGTCTAAAAacttaatgtgttaaaattaatCATATCCATTTAGATCATAGATTTATCAACGGTTCATTAGTTATTGACAAGGTTGTATAAGTCGCATATTTTAGTTAGAAATATAACATCTTGACTAGACTGGTCTCCAGATTCTGAATTTATCGTTCCAATCGGCCAGTTGAGATTAAAAGGTCAAGAAGaacttcttattttcttgttttttttttttttttttttttttttttttttttttttaNaacgttttctttttctttttggacaaattaaaaggttttttttttggacaattaAAAGGTATATTATATTACTTACCAATCTTGTCGCCATAGGTCATCAAACACTAAATAATATGTGGTTTCAACTGGTGGGCAGAACGTTCCGAGACAGATATGAAAATGTCAAGGCTagaatattatttattgataCTAAAGTACATCCAAATTAAGTCATGAAGAACTATAATATCTATGAATCTATAGATTCGCGCGTGGAGAATAATCTTTTTGCGGAGAATATGTGTTGATTTGTCGAGTTCATTAGTTTACAATTTGAACCTCTCAAATTTCCCAACACTGTAGTTGATGTCGGCGAACTTTATATATTCAGTGTAAGAGTGCATCAAACAGTATTTACAATATCATAGTCTTGTGATTATCGACCACTTTTATCACTTTTTCTAGATTGCATATCATTTGGTTTAAGTTAGTTTACCATATATATTCGACTTCACCGCTTCGTACTAAGATTTAATATTAAACATTTTGGCcatcaaatcacaaagaaagtaACCGTAATATCAATGAACTCCTCTAGGCTTATCTTTATTTGTTTCCCCTACAAATGAAAAGGTAAAACTCAAAACGATAAAAAGCGGGGAACATAAAAGTATAAGCCAATCGCTGTTACATAAAAGGTAACTCATTGGATACACAAGAAAACACACAGAGAAAAAGCTTGATGTATGATAAGGAGGTACAAGAATACCAAAACCTTGATACAACAAAATTGTACGTAAgattaatgaaaaaagaaaagaaaagcatataATGGCGATATATAAATTACTTGCATGGATCAGTGACAATTACTTGCGCTTGGATCTCCgataaagtatatatatctgTAAAGATTAGTCAATGGTGTTGTGGATCAGGACCTCCCGGTGAAACTCTTTCGGACTCCACTAAAAACCGCCTCTCGTTATGACCTTTGAACTTGGAGAGATCAATCCCGAGTTCCCGTAGGAGAACCTGACTATCCATATTGTCCATGGCCGCAACACGGCCTGCACGAAGGATTCGAGCTTGAGAACTCAAGATTGGTGATGAAAATATGATTAGGAGTATGATTATAGATTGCTTAAGGATCAAACTCGCCATAAAAGGTGATTAAGAAGAACAAAGGTTTCTTGTGGGGTTTtatgagattgagagagagagagagagagagagagagagagagagagagagNNNNNNNNNNNNNNNNNNNNNNNNNNNNNNNNNNNNNNNNNNNAGAGATGCAAAATGAGATGAAGTTGAGACTTGTGAGAGTATGATGACTTGTATGTGTTGAGATATTCTATTTATAGATAATTAGAGACGCAGACATCAAACGAGTTAAGGATCAAGGAGTTTGGGGGCAGTGGAGAGAACATGATGGGATCCACAACAACCCACGAAAGCCAAATCTGACTCATATTTTTGGATTATAAAACTCATGCGTGGACACTTAAAAGAATAATTTACGATATGTGTTATTCAACTGATCCAACGATCGAAATCTCTCAGGTGGAAATCTACATTATGGACCAGTAAGAATTGACTTTACATGCATATATAGTTCATTAagaattaataaaaagtttgacATAAGGTCACTCggataatattaaaattacaactAACCTAGATTCTTATGCTAGAGTACTACTAGGTTATGTAGAGattttaattcattaatttgcttttgttgtttatcATGGATTTTTCTAACGTTATTATAACTACCAAATTTATTGTTGTATGTACTAGGAATCAATTGTCCTaggcacacaaaaaaaatgttttttttttcgataaaAGGCTTaggcacacaaaaaaatattataattaaacatgagtttttttataacaaaagatCATATCTTGTATGATAAACATTATTTTGGTAGTATTATTGTTATGttatatgcatgcatatattAAAAGAGTCATATTTATAGGTTTGCATGTTATATAGACGAATGTGTAAGAGTACCTCCATCAAAGTATTTAAGAGTATCTAAAATATTAGatgtgattaattttttttttgtatgatttagTTTAGAATCATTGTTTATCTGGGATATTTTTGTTAGGTTTAGAAACTTGTGTCTGTTAGTTTCTGATTGGGTGggagaaaaataaacttttcttttattttttcattttctctctcgTCTCTATCTTTGATCGACAGAGAAAACAACACGACGATAGAATCAAACCGATTAGTTGGTGATTCAGCCGGAAAGTTTACCGGCGGCATCACATCACCGTAGTAGACACCATCGATGTGCGAAGTGCCGATCATCCGGCGTCTCTCTCGAAATCAGTAGCCCTAATTTTGTAAGATCTCTCAATTGAATTTGTAGTAATTTTCGATCTGTCAATAATTTTAACGgatgatctgatttttttttattgtctctGTTTTGTTAGATGCGACGGAAGCTTTGGACAAGAATCTGTTTTCAGACTTAACGATTGTGACTCCGGTTCAACACCAGCCTGAGTCGATCGAGTCAGTTATTACTACTACTCATCCATCTCCAACGAAGAGTCATGGACGTCAGGTGTCACGGAGGAAGAAAAGAGAGGGTGGATTAAGAATAGGATACAGCAGTCACGAGATCAACAATCtcgatgaagacgaagatgattcCGTCAGTCAACAATCCGATTCCATTAGTCAAGTATCGGATTCCGTCGCGCAAGTGTTTGATTCCAGTAACCAATCTTTGGACTCTTGTACTCCTCCCGCTGATGtcgatgttgttgttgttgttagtaaTGGTAGCTATGAGGCTGCAACAAAGCTGAAATCAAGTAATGGCATCGATGCGTTCGTTGATGGTAATATCTCGGAAACTTTGAGTGATTCATACTTGTCTctgattatttagttttcagcttctgattatgtattttattcTTAGTATTGCTTCTAGCTAGTGTGCTATCAGCTTTTATTTGTTCTGTATCTATCTATGTGTGTGGTTATTTGTTCAAAGTGTTTAAATGGTGACAATGCATGACTTGAAGAGAAGCAAAGGAAGGTGGTTCCAGTTACGCAATGCCAAACAGTTCCAGATGAGTTATCTTACTCAACTATATTCTGTTTACTTATTCATTGATATCGTTGATGGTTTGGTTGCNNNNNNNNNNNNNNNNNNNNNNNNNNNNNNNNNNNNNNNNNNNNNNNNNNNNNNNNNNNNNNNNNNNNNNNNNNNNNNNNNNNNNNNNNNNNNNNNNNNNNNNNNNNNNNNNNNNNNNNNNNNNNNNNNNNNNNNNNNNNNNNNNNNNNNNNNNNNNNNNNNNNNNNNNNNNNNNNNNNNNNNNNNNNNNNNNNNNNNNNNNNNNNNNNNNNNNNNNNNNNNNNNNNNNNNNNNNNNNNNNNNNNNNNNNNNNNNNNNNNNNNNNNNNNNNNNNNNNNNNNNNNNNNNNNNNNNNNNNNNNNNNNNNNNNNNNNNNNNNNNNNNNNNNNNNNNNNNNNNNNNNNNNTGGTTTGGTTGCATTAGTGAGCCTATTTGGTAACAAATCAGTTTGATTGACACTGTTATTGTTCATtgatgtctctttctctttcttagtCTTTTGGATATTTGCGTCATGAATTTGCATCATTAAATTGACAAGATCAGTTTGGTAAATGTCACACTTAAACACTCAATGCTTTGTAACTTGTCATGTTTGCTTGTATTGTCACACTTAAACACACATTGTTGGTTGTTGTCACAGTAATACACTTATTGTCTAGTGTTAGGTTATACTCAATGCTTGGTAGTTGTCATTGATTGCTTGTTATGTcacatttaaaaaccaaatacacTTACACCTCACTTCTAGTTATATATTAAGTGTTTAGCTGAACCTAAACACTTACCTTTCTTCTCCTTTACATACCTAACCAGACAATCAACCCTTCATTATTCTCGATCCTCTTTTAAAATCAACCCAAAAACTTGCCTATGGACCCATTTAGTGAAGCTTTAGGTTTTCTGGACCTGTTAATTAGTCAACAAGAAAGCCACACCCTTGAAACCCATTCGCATGCTGAGGAGGAACCTGTAGGTGAACAAAAATCAAAGGAGTGTAGAAGGAAGTGGTCACACACAGAAGATGTGGCCCTCATCGGTGCTTGGCTCAACACTAGCAATGATCCAATTATTGCTGTCGATCAAAAATTTGGTAC from Camelina sativa cultivar DH55 chromosome 7, Cs, whole genome shotgun sequence includes the following:
- the LOC104700363 gene encoding CLAVATA3/ESR (CLE)-related protein 6-like: MASLILKQSIIILLIIFSSPILSSQARILRAGRVAAMDNMDSQVLLRELGIDLSKFKGHNERRFLVESERVSPGGPDPQHH